In Pseudobacter ginsenosidimutans, the following are encoded in one genomic region:
- a CDS encoding SGNH/GDSL hydrolase family protein, with translation MNRLHLICLMLLAGCLSASSQYRVAVVGSSTAGGTGAWPLDSSWVNRFNQYYKHKLRIVDSTYTLAVGGYPVYKGMPSSYVPPPDRDGPDHSKNVTRANAQLAGLPLPYNGIVFINYPSNKYEEYSIAEIMICLQTIYDSVLKEGHRCYIITTQPRSGGIWDNPSLKRKLAVIKDSIINRFGTQTINFYDGLYNPADSTILTKFHSGDGIHFNNEGHRELFERVRAKNVFNIVLPVKLEAFNGECRNDRISLQWTAECTDPNTAFIVQRSEDGKLYNNLGELKATATQASSYRYIDSTPLPGKNFYRLQIQETAQSIYSNALLIRNAKPGLVLNRLYPNPANQPMLVAELIAAQNYPGTVNILSISGLSFMSRETHFKKGEMQLWLPVEYLPGGQYVLSIRYGDGQSILRSFSK, from the coding sequence TCTTCACAATACCGCGTTGCGGTGGTTGGCTCTTCCACTGCCGGAGGCACAGGAGCCTGGCCCCTGGACAGCTCATGGGTGAACAGGTTCAATCAATATTACAAACACAAGCTCCGGATAGTAGACAGCACTTACACACTGGCTGTTGGCGGTTACCCGGTCTACAAGGGAATGCCCAGCAGCTATGTACCGCCACCGGATCGCGACGGCCCGGACCATAGCAAGAACGTGACCCGCGCCAATGCACAACTGGCCGGCCTTCCACTGCCTTACAACGGGATCGTGTTCATCAATTATCCATCCAACAAGTATGAGGAATACAGCATTGCTGAGATCATGATATGCCTGCAAACCATTTATGATTCGGTATTGAAGGAAGGTCATCGTTGTTATATCATCACCACACAACCCAGGAGCGGTGGCATTTGGGACAATCCTTCGCTGAAAAGAAAACTGGCAGTGATCAAAGATTCCATCATCAATCGCTTTGGCACGCAGACAATCAATTTCTATGATGGTCTCTATAATCCTGCAGACAGCACCATCCTGACAAAATTCCACTCAGGCGATGGCATCCATTTCAATAACGAAGGGCACCGCGAGCTGTTTGAAAGAGTGCGGGCAAAGAATGTTTTCAATATTGTGTTACCGGTGAAGCTGGAGGCTTTCAACGGAGAATGCAGAAATGACAGGATATCACTGCAATGGACAGCCGAATGTACAGATCCCAATACAGCATTCATTGTTCAGCGAAGTGAAGACGGGAAATTGTACAACAATCTTGGGGAACTGAAGGCCACCGCTACCCAGGCCAGCTCTTACCGGTATATAGATTCAACCCCGCTGCCGGGAAAGAATTTTTATCGCCTGCAGATTCAGGAAACGGCCCAGTCCATCTACTCCAATGCATTACTGATCAGGAATGCCAAACCAGGACTGGTACTGAACAGGCTCTACCCCAATCCCGCAAACCAGCCCATGCTGGTGGCCGAGCTCATTGCGGCGCAGAATTATCCGGGTACAGTGAATATTCTCAGCATCAGCGGCCTTTCCTTCATGAGCCGGGAAACGCACTTCAAGAAAGGGGAAATGCAGCTCTGGCTACCGGTTGAATACCTCCCCGGCGGTCAGTATGTACTCAGTATCCGTTATGGCGACGGGCAGTCCATTCTCCGCAGCTTCAGCAAGTAG
- a CDS encoding alpha/beta fold hydrolase: MQSAILLYKQSSVHYRYGGKGSQLLLCLHGYGETANSFDFLETHLGSAYSIIAIDLPFHGLTQWKEGLDFKVQDLTVIVRAILTARGWSSDAAFTLMGFSMGGRAALSLLQALPQQVQRLVLLAPDGLKVNRWYWLATQTLIGNGLFRFTMHYPGWFFFILNTGNKLKLINQSIYKFTRYYIHDAAIRKELYNRWICMRHITPDLKIIRDAVRQYKIPVRLLYGKYDRIILTQPAERFRKGIEEWCTISILPAGHQVLQEKHIDAIAESLRV, encoded by the coding sequence ATGCAGTCAGCCATTCTATTATATAAGCAATCGTCTGTTCATTACCGGTATGGCGGTAAGGGATCTCAATTGTTGCTGTGCCTGCATGGTTATGGCGAAACCGCCAACAGCTTCGACTTCCTGGAAACTCATCTTGGTTCGGCATATTCCATCATCGCAATCGATCTGCCCTTCCATGGCCTGACGCAATGGAAGGAAGGTTTGGATTTCAAAGTGCAGGATCTTACTGTCATTGTACGAGCCATTCTTACTGCAAGAGGCTGGTCGTCCGATGCTGCATTCACGCTGATGGGTTTCAGTATGGGCGGCCGCGCTGCACTCTCGTTGCTGCAAGCCCTGCCGCAACAGGTACAACGGTTAGTATTGTTAGCTCCTGATGGTCTCAAAGTGAACCGCTGGTACTGGCTGGCCACTCAAACCCTGATCGGCAACGGACTTTTTCGTTTCACTATGCACTATCCCGGCTGGTTCTTCTTTATCCTCAACACAGGCAATAAACTGAAACTGATCAACCAGAGCATCTACAAATTCACCAGGTATTATATACATGATGCAGCTATCAGGAAAGAACTCTACAACAGGTGGATCTGCATGCGTCATATTACACCGGACCTCAAAATTATCAGGGATGCCGTGCGACAATACAAGATCCCTGTTCGACTCTTATATGGAAAATACGATCGCATCATATTGACGCAACCTGCTGAACGCTTCCGCAAAGGCATTGAAGAATGGTGCACCATCAGCATTTTGCCCGCAGGGCACCAGGTGTTGCAGGAAAAACATATCGATGCCATTGCGGAATCACTTCGTGTTTAG
- a CDS encoding glycosyltransferase, which translates to MPFFLLIFFLLLIGYAVLIGYYHNAWNKLPVYTPPEDAPTASVTVIIPARNEETNLPVLIDSLRQQEYPTGLFEVIIIDDHSTDDTFRLLDEASKSWSSLKVIRMADLPADENASTAFKKKAIQAGISQASGQLIVTSDADCVFDKKWLHTIASYYQHTDAKFIAAPVVIEGKDNLLNIFQSLDFLTLQGITGASVFKRAHSMCNGANLAYEKSAFEEVNGFEKIDHLPSGDDMFLMHKIFTRYPEKVFYCKSKTAIVRTAPVDSWKAFFQQRIRWASKADSYDDKRIFWALLLVYLANLGFLILFIMGFWKPLAFFFCIILLLAKMLIEFPFVNSVAIFFGQQRRMKYFLVLQPLHILYTIIAGWLGKFGHYEWKGRKVSKR; encoded by the coding sequence ATGCCCTTTTTTCTCCTGATATTTTTTCTTTTATTGATCGGATATGCGGTATTGATCGGGTATTACCACAATGCCTGGAACAAACTACCCGTCTACACTCCGCCGGAAGATGCACCCACTGCATCTGTGACGGTGATCATCCCCGCCCGCAACGAGGAAACTAATCTGCCGGTACTGATCGACTCTTTACGTCAGCAAGAATATCCCACCGGATTGTTTGAAGTGATCATTATTGATGACCACTCTACGGATGATACATTCCGGTTGCTGGATGAAGCCAGCAAAAGCTGGTCTTCATTGAAAGTGATCCGTATGGCTGATCTGCCTGCCGATGAAAATGCATCAACTGCTTTCAAGAAAAAAGCGATCCAGGCAGGCATCAGTCAGGCAAGCGGGCAACTCATTGTTACTTCAGATGCAGATTGCGTATTCGATAAAAAATGGCTGCATACCATCGCTTCCTATTATCAGCATACAGACGCTAAATTCATTGCCGCTCCGGTAGTGATCGAAGGGAAAGACAACCTGTTGAATATTTTTCAATCGCTCGACTTCCTTACACTACAGGGCATCACAGGTGCCTCCGTGTTCAAGCGCGCACACAGCATGTGCAACGGAGCTAACCTGGCCTACGAGAAATCGGCCTTTGAAGAAGTGAATGGCTTTGAAAAAATTGATCATCTTCCTTCAGGGGACGATATGTTCCTCATGCATAAGATCTTCACCCGCTATCCTGAGAAAGTATTTTACTGCAAGAGCAAAACAGCCATTGTGAGAACAGCTCCGGTGGATAGCTGGAAAGCTTTCTTCCAGCAACGTATCCGCTGGGCCAGCAAAGCAGACAGCTATGACGACAAGCGCATTTTCTGGGCGCTCCTTTTGGTGTACCTGGCTAACCTGGGATTCCTCATCCTCTTCATCATGGGATTCTGGAAGCCACTGGCATTTTTCTTCTGCATCATTTTGCTACTGGCCAAGATGCTGATCGAATTTCCTTTTGTGAATTCCGTGGCCATCTTCTTCGGGCAGCAACGGCGCATGAAATATTTCCTTGTATTGCAACCACTGCATATCCTCTATACCATCATTGCAGGCTGGCTGGGCAAATTCGGTCATTATGAATGGAAGGGCAGAAAGGTGTCGAAGCGATGA
- a CDS encoding ABC transporter permease, with the protein MAAEASRNTWRRLRKNKGALFGMGIILLSVLTALFAYFISPDGTPDANRMIVEIGGQKPGFKQQFLQLPKSPVPPKVSFFQRLLRGQEDQFHFTPISSYTTTGDSLIIQQYIDEGVTERVAYSIHTPGWKVSGQTFHLGTDKYGRDILSRLLVGVRVSLSVGLVTVLISLSIGVLLGALAGYFRGKVDDAIMWFINVIWSIPTLLLVFAITLMLGKGFWQVFIAIGLTMWVNVARIIRGQVMSVREMEYVEAARALGYVHGRILFRHVLPNVMGPVTVVAASNFASAIVIEAGLSFLGVGVQPPQPSWGLMIKENYNFIITNNPMLALAPGFAIMLLVLAFNMLGNGLRDALEVRG; encoded by the coding sequence ATGGCTGCAGAAGCTTCCCGAAATACATGGAGAAGATTACGAAAAAACAAAGGCGCGCTGTTTGGCATGGGCATCATCCTGCTATCTGTACTCACCGCCCTCTTTGCCTATTTCATTTCGCCGGACGGCACACCTGATGCCAACAGGATGATCGTTGAGATCGGTGGACAAAAGCCTGGATTCAAACAGCAATTTCTCCAGCTTCCCAAATCACCCGTCCCTCCCAAAGTTTCTTTTTTTCAGCGATTGCTACGCGGACAGGAAGACCAGTTCCATTTTACTCCCATCAGTTCCTATACCACTACCGGCGACAGCCTGATCATTCAGCAATATATCGATGAAGGTGTAACAGAAAGAGTAGCGTATTCCATTCATACGCCTGGCTGGAAAGTAAGCGGGCAAACATTTCACCTGGGCACAGACAAATATGGCAGAGACATTCTCAGCCGGCTGCTGGTGGGAGTTCGTGTGAGCCTTAGCGTTGGATTGGTGACTGTATTGATCTCCCTGAGCATCGGCGTACTCCTGGGTGCGCTGGCAGGTTATTTCAGGGGCAAGGTGGACGATGCCATCATGTGGTTCATCAATGTGATCTGGAGCATTCCCACCCTGCTGCTGGTATTTGCCATTACACTGATGCTTGGCAAAGGATTCTGGCAGGTGTTCATCGCCATTGGATTGACCATGTGGGTGAATGTAGCGCGGATCATTCGCGGGCAGGTGATGAGCGTGAGGGAAATGGAATACGTGGAAGCTGCCAGGGCGCTGGGTTACGTACATGGTCGGATTTTGTTCAGGCATGTTTTGCCCAATGTGATGGGCCCGGTTACAGTAGTGGCCGCCTCCAATTTTGCATCGGCTATCGTGATCGAAGCGGGCCTCAGCTTCCTGGGCGTTGGTGTTCAGCCGCCACAACCCAGCTGGGGGCTGATGATCAAAGAGAATTATAATTTCATCATCACCAATAATCCAATGCTGGCGCTTGCTCCGGGCTTTGCCATTATGTTACTGGTACTGGCATTCAATATGCTTGGAAATGGATTGAGAGATGCGCTCGAAGTGAGAGGATAA
- a CDS encoding Lrp/AsnC ligand binding domain-containing protein: protein MAAKLNLDKLDLQIIHEMIDNAEVSYADLGKKLFVSGGTIHVRIKKLQEAGIVKGTKLNVDMKQLGYDVIAFIGIYLEKSSLYDSVARELQKIPEIIRLNYTTGNYSMFAEIICKDINQLRAVLHDELQKIKGIERTETFISLEESFSRNVQVYTS, encoded by the coding sequence ATGGCTGCTAAATTGAATCTTGACAAACTGGACCTTCAGATCATCCATGAAATGATCGATAATGCAGAGGTTTCGTATGCTGATCTGGGTAAGAAATTATTTGTATCGGGCGGCACCATCCACGTGCGGATCAAAAAACTGCAGGAAGCAGGTATCGTAAAAGGTACCAAATTGAATGTGGACATGAAGCAGCTCGGCTACGATGTGATCGCCTTCATCGGCATTTACCTGGAAAAGAGCTCACTGTATGATTCCGTAGCAAGGGAACTGCAAAAGATACCCGAGATCATTCGCCTGAATTATACCACCGGCAACTACAGCATGTTTGCCGAGATCATCTGCAAAGATATCAATCAGCTCCGTGCCGTATTACACGATGAATTGCAGAAAATCAAAGGGATTGAAAGAACCGAGACCTTTATTTCGCTGGAAGAATCCTTTAGTCGTAATGTTCAGGTATATACATCGTAA